Part of the Brassica oleracea var. oleracea cultivar TO1000 chromosome C8, BOL, whole genome shotgun sequence genome is shown below.
TCATTCTCAAAGTTGATCTCAAACATCTTCGCAAAATTTTGTCCCAAACAATGAGAAGTTGCACCTTGTACACCACGACCCGTGTTTGGAATGAAAGCCTACAAAAAACAAAGTTTTAATCCACGAGAAAAAAAAAGAAGATTGCGTCTCTGAAACGAAATAGAAAAGTTACATACCTCCACACTTGTAGTGTAAAGTCCCCCAGCAAACTTTTCATTTTCACTCTTCATACCTTTCACAACTGGGACTGCGAGATACTCTTCATATATGCGACGGTAAAGCTCCAAAATTTCAAGGACCTGAGAACAGTTGAGAAGCAGAAACGATAAATGATATTAACCTGATAAAAAGGGAGATGCTGGATCACAGGCGAAAGTTATGATAAGTTGAGTTACCTCTTTATCTGCTTCCTCTTTTGTGGCGAAAGCAGTGTGCCCTTCCTGCCAAAGGAACTCACGGCTCCTGCAATTAAAAAAAAATCAGGCACTGAGCTATGACAAACCAAACTTCTGTGTCTATTTCACTAACTATGTAGCTCAAGAAAAAAAAGGTATGAACAAGAAAATAAAAAGGATTATAAGATGATCAAGTACCGGATAAATGGGGTAGGGTTGCTGAACTCCCATCTAACCACATTGCACCACTGGTTAAGCTTCAAAGGCAAGTCACGGTGCCCTCTTATCCACTTGCTGTAGTAAGGGTACATCACTGTCTCACTGGTAGGACGAATTGCGATCGGGACTTCCAAGTCAGATTTGCCCGATTTTGTAACCCAAGCAACCTAAACAAAACATTCAAAATCTATTAAACAAATGCTTCATTGTCACAAATAAAAAATCCTTTTGAAAGATTCACAGATATAAACACACACCTCAGGAGCGAAACCCTCAATGTGGTCCTTCTCCTTCTCGAGAACACCAGGAGATACAAAGAGAGGGAAGTAGCAATTCTTCACCTTCATTTTCTTGATTTCCGCATCAAAGAAAGTCTGGAAAAAACAAAATGATCAAACATCTTATCTCCCACATCAGATTAATTAAAAAAAAAAAAGAGAGAGACGAAGGTGCTCACTTGCATAATCTCCCAAATAGCCATTGACCATGGCCTAAGGATGTAACATCCAGAGATATCGTAGTACTCAATCATCTCGTGCTTGCAAACCTCAGAGTACCATTCACCGAAGTTCTCGTCTTTCTTGACGCTGAGACCGAGACCCGTTTCCTTCTTGACGTCCTTCTTCTTCTTGCCGCCGCCGCCACTGGGACCCGCCTTGGCGACCTTCTCCTTCTTCCCACTTGGACCAGCCATTTCAACCTTTTTCTTCTTTCTGAATGCATTAACAACAAAAGCGATTCGTTTTATAGATAAAGTGAAACCTAAAGCACCAATCGAAAGCTACGCAGAGATCCGTGAATCAATCGAGCGAGACAATCTAGACAGCAGATTCCCAAGGAATAAACAAAAATAACAATTGATTCGCAGAGGAAACACAAACATACGATAGTTAGCGAAAGAGGAGGAGGAGGAAGAAGAAGCTAACCGATTCGCCGGTGAGCTGAAGACGGCGGAGATAAGGAGAGAGCAACGAATCGAGGGAAAACGTTACAAGTTGCAAACCTTTTGACTGGCTTCGTTACTGATCTACTTCCAATCATATATAGCCACGTCTTAGGGCTCGATATAAATGGGCCAGGCCCAAAGCTAGGTCAAGAAGTCAACTCTCTATGCATTAGCTGTAGTAATGGAGAAATCGTGGAAAAGCTAGTATTTTATTATCGCCGCCAGTCATATATATATAACTCAACCTAATTGGGCCAATAAAGCCCATATTTGTCTATTCAATTAACAGTCGAAGGACTAAAATTGGACAGATGAAACATAGAGGGTCAAACACGAATAAATAATAACCAGATGGGCGATTTTGGAGATTTGAAAAGAAGAGAGAAGTGTGAAATTCTTCTTCTTCGTCACAGAGCGCGTAGAGGAGGAGGAAGAAGAAGAAGAAGATGGGAGAAGAGAAGCCTATTAGGTTACTTAATTTCGTCTCCGAGGAACAGGTTCTCTCCCTCTCTCTCTCTCGCTTTCATCTCTATCGAAACCCTAGCTTTGTAGCAGATTCGATCTTAATTTTTTTTTTCTGGGGGAATTGAATTTTGAAGTTAGAGGAATCGAAGAAAGAAAGAGGGGAAAGAGTTGAAGATGGCACATTCCAGAGAGACAGGGCTTTGTACGAGGTTTTTCTCTCTAGCCTCCTTTTTTCTCGTTTCTTCTTCAGTTATTTTGATCAGATTGCAGCTGAATGATTATTGTTGTTGCAGCGTCATTGAAAAGACTAAGAACAATGCTTCTTCTGTGTATACTAATTTCAGATATTGAAAGAGAACAAAGACAAGAAGGATGCTGAGTTTAACGAACGTTTCAAGCACAGTGAGTCACTACTCTGCCAGTATTCATTCATTCATATGCTTATTGTTTAGCAACGTCTTTGGTTTAGTTTCTTCTTTCTTTAGTTTTCTGTGCCTTTTCTTCAGTGGATTATCTCTTCTTTTTTGAATTGGATTTGCCAGGACCACCCAAAGCTCTTGATGAAGATGAGACTGAGTTTCTTGATAAACTCGAAATGGTGAGTAAAACTTAGTAATTTCAGACTGAGTTTATTCATCTTATATCGTAATGACCTGCCATATAGCATGGCCAGTGTTAACCTCTTTGACAATGCCTATGGAAGAAGATTCATGGCTTTTTGATGCATTCGTTTTGCATTTTGTTGTATAGTCAAGGAAGCAATATGAACGGAAATTAGCAGATGAAGAGGAAGAACAGCTTCGTAGTTTCCAGGTAAATAAATTTCTTGTCAAACTTGAAAAATACTGTTAAACAGATGCAATAATGCTGGATCAACCTTTTTGATTATGGTTTTTTGATTTTTCAGGCAGCAGTTGCAGCACGATCAGCAATCCCTCAAGAGCCAAAAGAAGCTGCTCCTCCTCCACCACCACCTCCAACCACCAAAGTGAGCATCTCGTGTTTCAAACTATATCTTTTTGATATTTGATTACAGAACTATTCAACTTTATTTATGTATCCTGTAGGAACAAAAGACAACGGGGAAGAGAAACGCTTCGACTCGTCCATTTAACGCTATCATAAAAGTCAAGTCACAACCTAAGAAGGTCAAAGCGACGGAGGATGAGAAGAAAGATATCTCAGGGAATGGAAAACCGGAGACTTCTGCAAAGCCCAATGTCACTCCCGTAGCTCTGCAAACAGGTTTAGCCTTAGTCTCGTATAGTGATGAAAGTGAAGATGATGCTTAACATTTTTGTTTTATTCTGTCCGAAGAATCTATAAACATTCATAAGACACCATCTTTGATATTAACTTAAGTTCCATGCTTTCCTTTCTCCACGATGATACCATTCTTAAGCACTGCAATTACATCTGCGTTCTTGATTTTTGATGGCCGCTTGTTTGTTTAACCATAAACCGGTCCAGTAAATCTTGGACCGCATAGTCCGATTCTGCGTCTAGGGCACTTGTTGCTTCTTCCAATAGCAGCCCCTTTGGATCTTTAACAATTTATAGTAAGGAACAATTGCTTTAGCCGATGCATCTTTTATGACTCTAGCAGAGCATCAGGTCCATGCGTAAACACATGTATTGTCCTACCGAAACATCTTAAAACCGGAATATAATCGATCAGGGACAGATCCCAAGATGGGTTGGTTCGGAAGGTTGGATTTTGACTCGGTTTACTTTGGTTAAAGAAACAGCCAATTATGTCACGTTTGTAATGTGTGAAAAATATTGGTGAGATCATCAGTGGGACAGCTTCGCTTTGAAGTGGGATTTGATTTGGTAGTTCAGGGCTTGCTTTGATAACATATTACACTACTCATAAAAGTTTGCCAATAGTCAGTCATCTCTGTCCTCATAATCTTCTATAACATACTTAAATATAGAATATAGAATCATATATATAAATATAGCAATAAGGCAAACTTTTTATAAAGTTATATTTGTTGAGCTAGTATACATGTTTACACAAAATCTTACATATATAAGTATTTTTTGTTTGTATTATTTTACTAGAGTATTAGTTTTAAGTTATATTTATCATGTTTAGTGATAGGATCATAGGATATTCATACACACATCAACATGGTTATAAGAGCTCATTATTTTGAACAAAAGAAATTAAAAAAGAAATAAGATATTTTGTATATATGTTTTGCATGTGAAACAAAAGCAATCATATACAAACATCATCCCAGACTGTCTAGAACCCTATAATAATAACCAAAAAGAGCCCTGATCCCGAGAGACGAGGTCGTATCGTTAGCTTTTTACAAGATCACATACTATATTATTCGTTATATATTTTGTTAGTTAGTTTTCTTATTATAATCCAAGCTGGACAGGAACGTTGGCTTCTTGAATCCAGTTAGCAGGAGTCAACCAGTTAGCGACGGTGAAACGTTCAACCTCAGCAGCAGACTTAGCCATCTTAGCCCAAGGAACCCTCGCAGCAGTGTTAGCTCCTGGTCCACGGTTATTGAACTCAACATATGTAGCTGTTAAATGGAATTTTTCTCCTTGCCATTCGTTCCATCCTACCGGTTGAATCAAATCACCAATCTCAGTTCCGATAACCGCGGTGGTGGCAAATGGTTTCCACGGCCGTCCAAGGTATGATTTGACGGTTAGCCTGTCAGCTTCGAGCTCTTTGTCCGCCATGATACGGCAGTTATGGAGAACGATACCAATCTTCACCGCTTTACCCTTCTCGTTACCGTCGGCTGTAACGTGGTTGGTTTGTCCGGGGCTTCCCTTTCGGCAGAGGATTAGAGAGTTTTGAATCACGGTCGCAGATTTTCCGAAGATGAAATCGACTGTACCGGACACAACGATGTTCCTGTAGAACTGACGTCCGTTGTTGACGTAGAGTGTGTCTTGGTAACCGTCAAATCTGCAGTTGAATATGACCGCACGGTCTCCGTTCACACGGAACGCGACAGCTTGGTGTCCTAATGGACCAGCAGTGTTCTGAAACCCGATCCATTTCGCCATGAATCCCTCAGATTCAACCTCTGCATGCATGCATATTTATATTTAGATATCAACGTGCATGTGCATGTGCATATGTAGATATTGCACGGTGCAATATAGTTAGATGGAAAAAAATAATATTAACTAAATGGACTTTAGCAACCCAAAAAAGAAGAAGATTAATTAAATGGGACTTACGAACGGTGCCACTGAGTGAAGTAGTGGTTCCAGGGCTAAGTCTAACACTTCTGTCAAAAGTAATGATTGTCTGTGTTGCACCATCACCAAACATGAAAACATTGTTTACCTTCTTAGGGATAGTGACTTGTTCCTTGTAGACACCAGCCTTAATATAGATAATGCAACGTCCAGGATTTTTCTCCGGACAAGCTTTAACCGCCTCAGAAATCGTCTTAAACTGTCCACTTCCATCCTTAGCCACCACATGCGTCGGCTTAATTTTACCGCCACCACCGCCGCCTTCACCGATACCTTCATCAGCAGGGGCACCAGGGCGTCCGGCCTGAGCCATAAGCTTCCTGTCTTTGTCAGAATGCCATTTAGGTAATCCTTTTTGGTCCAAGTCTTCAAGAAGATCACGATCAGGAGCTGGAGTTTCTCCGAGGTTCCCGTTCTTCATGTCATCAACCTTAACATTCATTTGGGACATTGCGGTGGTTAGAGCATGGAAGATATCGATAGCGTTACTGGACAAAATCTTGGAGTGAGCGATTCCTTCGCCCATGACTTTTCTTAGTTCCGATTCTTCAATATCATCAATACAATCGGTTTGGTAATTAAAAACTCCGGTTAACCATTGTTTAAGCTGGTCCATCTTACTCCCACTCTGCTGAAGATCTTCACCCATTTCTTCAACAATTGTCTCAAGATCCTCAAGAGCGTACATCAGCACTCTCTTGCAGTAATCAAGAACGGCTTTGCTCGTCGCATTCATGTTTTTCCCCATACCTTCTTCGGTTGAAGCCGTGAAGTCTGAGGATTTTGTGACCGCATCTTTTGTAGCTAACATGAAGGCTTTGATAAGTTTACTTGGATCGTCGCTTTTGACAGGGTCAAGTGTTTTTGCGCATGAACCTTTGTCTGTGGCTGACGCACAAAGTGACTCAACCGCTTTCTGATGCGAGTTCAGAGTCTTGTCGCCACCTGCACCACCACCTTTATTAACAAAGGTGACAACTCCTATGGCAACACCCACCACTAGAAGCATGGATGCCACTGATATCACAATTTTCCCTACCGCCATTATTTATTTTTTAATCTATTTTTTTTTGTTTTTTTTTGTTTTTTCTCCCTCAGGTTTTATTTAGGAGGTAAATAGGAGAGGGAGGGGACTTATTTTTATTTATTCAGACCCGGTGGATTATTTAATGGGGGCTGGTGGAGATTATGGTGCATTATGGGAGATTCTTATAGAAGTTGTAGTTTCTAAAATTAGGTTCGCATGAGCTTTGCATGTAGGGAGACATTTTAGGTCGTTGAATGGCTGAAACTTCTCTAATCAAATATTGGATTTGAGATTAAAAGTTATTCACCACAAGA
Proteins encoded:
- the LOC106311840 gene encoding proline--tRNA ligase, cytoplasmic, whose translation is MAGPSGKKEKVAKAGPSGGGGKKKKDVKKETGLGLSVKKDENFGEWYSEVCKHEMIEYYDISGCYILRPWSMAIWEIMQTFFDAEIKKMKVKNCYFPLFVSPGVLEKEKDHIEGFAPEVAWVTKSGKSDLEVPIAIRPTSETVMYPYYSKWIRGHRDLPLKLNQWCNVVRWEFSNPTPFIRSREFLWQEGHTAFATKEEADKEVLEILELYRRIYEEYLAVPVVKGMKSENEKFAGGLYTTSVEAFIPNTGRGVQGATSHCLGQNFAKMFEINFENEKGETEMVWQNSWAYSTRTIGVMIMTHGDDKGLILPPKVASVQVVVIPVPYKDANTQGIFDACTATVAALSEAGIRAEEDLRDNYSPGWKYSNWEMKGVPLRIEIGPRDLENDQVRTVRRDNGVKEDIPRGSLVEHVKELLEKIQANMYEVAKQKREACVEEIKTWDEFIVALNKKKLILAPWCDEEEVERDVKARTKGETGAAKTLCSPFEQPELPEGTLCFASGKPAKKWTYWGRSY
- the LOC106311842 gene encoding protein FAM192A-like; this encodes MGEEKPIRLLNFVSEEQLEESKKERGERVEDGTFQRDRALYEILKENKDKKDAEFNERFKHRPPKALDEDETEFLDKLEMSRKQYERKLADEEEEQLRSFQAAVAARSAIPQEPKEAAPPPPPPPTTKEQKTTGKRNASTRPFNAIIKVKSQPKKVKATEDEKKDISGNGKPETSAKPNVTPVALQTGLALVSYSDESEDDA
- the LOC106311462 gene encoding probable pectinesterase/pectinesterase inhibitor, with translation MAVGKIVISVASMLLVVGVAIGVVTFVNKGGGAGGDKTLNSHQKAVESLCASATDKGSCAKTLDPVKSDDPSKLIKAFMLATKDAVTKSSDFTASTEEGMGKNMNATSKAVLDYCKRVLMYALEDLETIVEEMGEDLQQSGSKMDQLKQWLTGVFNYQTDCIDDIEESELRKVMGEGIAHSKILSSNAIDIFHALTTAMSQMNVKVDDMKNGNLGETPAPDRDLLEDLDQKGLPKWHSDKDRKLMAQAGRPGAPADEGIGEGGGGGGKIKPTHVVAKDGSGQFKTISEAVKACPEKNPGRCIIYIKAGVYKEQVTIPKKVNNVFMFGDGATQTIITFDRSVRLSPGTTTSLSGTVQVESEGFMAKWIGFQNTAGPLGHQAVAFRVNGDRAVIFNCRFDGYQDTLYVNNGRQFYRNIVVSGTVDFIFGKSATVIQNSLILCRKGSPGQTNHVTADGNEKGKAVKIGIVLHNCRIMADKELEADRLTVKSYLGRPWKPFATTAVIGTEIGDLIQPVGWNEWQGEKFHLTATYVEFNNRGPGANTAARVPWAKMAKSAAEVERFTVANWLTPANWIQEANVPVQLGL